In Rhopalosiphum padi isolate XX-2018 chromosome 3, ASM2088224v1, whole genome shotgun sequence, the genomic stretch GATTATGCACAATGttggttttgttatttttgttatcttgtattacattatcaatacttaattgtaaaaacaaaaagtttttatgaatttcttactattatatagttGGTAATTATTTGCGGTTTTGACAAATTTCGTCAAATTCTTACTTTAAATGCATCTAAAAAAGAATTGCATCCCTTTTTCCGACAAgttggtaataatttttatttatttaaatatttagcctTGCCTAGTATATcgtatcttataattatttgcgaaaaaaaataagtacacaCAAATCATGATTAAGTACTCAAAATTTGATGTTGAACAAGAGTCGGATGTGGAAAATAAGAGACAATGAGTTTTCAATTGTAATTTctgattgataataataataattaatattaataacacaatCTTTAGAAATCCCTAAAATATCCATGAAACGAAAAATCGTGGACTAATAAAGATTTATATACACTTGTCAGTTGTCACACAGACAAATACGTGGACTATGTGACTTCGATAACACGTGATTGTAATTATAGCAACACACTATTGTCgatttacatgatattattcACATTTATGTATGGTTCACGCGTACCGATATCACTTGTGCTTTTAATTGCCTAAATATTACTCCTTAATAAATGATCAACACACaacttattgtattaaaataatatgtataacacatTTATGATGACGTagcttatttgttttataaattatcaaaaatgcataaaatatgtgataataatattatatattatactatataagagattatattttagatttaaaatagcACAAGATGcggttatataaataaaatactataatgttttatagctATAATCAGGGGCGTATTTAAAGAAGGGGTCCATGGGGCCCGTGCCCCCCataagacatttctaaatatGCCCCTGGCTATAATAGCTAATTTGaattatcatacataaattaattttttcatattatttggtAATCATGCAACAATtagataataacagtaataacattGGGTTTTGTgccttatgttaattttatccgataaggtatttaaaaatatttacagtatacCACAAATGTCAAAACcgcttatataaaatattaaaaccactTAAAAAAACGTCGTTCTTTTAAACATTCTTGAAATTCTATAGCTCAActaaagatataaataattaatcaatagaaAATTACCTACAAATCAACAGTTCAGATATTTCTATGCGTATCGTATTACTTCaaaaagtaaattgtttttcaGCAATAGTGATTTTCTGTTACAAACAATCCAGACAAGTAAGTAAATGTATgtgtaacttttaaaaattaaatatttattatttgaaaagaaaaaaatgtttgagaattaaaaaataataaattatcttatcCCATTTTAAAAGTGTTTCTGTTTTGATTTGTTGCACAACAAATGATTTCGataaatgtgttatattatttaaaaaaatattgcaatacgattttattaatataatttttctatatttagcatcacataatataatgtaacatttaaaaatatttaatgggcacatggaaaatatttatttataacaaaatcaataagACAGCCTCCTAATTACTAAATCAATAACATGGTTTATATATAACacgtttaatgtaaaaatatataatattatatagtttggaATAATGTGAGAAGTAAGACCTATAGTGATTTAGTACAATAAATTAGACAcgttttgaaaagaaaaaagtaaCTATTCAATCTAAATTTAGGAAATGATACGTTTTGAcgaaaaaatatgatttcagTCGATTTTTTCTATGAGAATATATGAttcaattatattgtaaatgaaGATAACACATTTTGCATAGACACTTTTATTAATTGTtggctaataaatatttagaggGTGTTATACTGCCTGACTTATACACGTGTAACATAGAAaataacaacatatatatatatatatatatatatataatatataaatgcatacaaTTCTTCCAAGGTacggtatacataatatagtattatatagttcaGCGGAACgccaccaattaatatttttaaagggcCATTTTAGGAAACAGAAAATTTTTCGCGGACCATAAAAATTCTAAGAAGATAttcacattattaaaaaatcaataatatttaacaaaaataataatttactataataacacataatataatgttgtcaTAAAATGTGACATGTGTTATTAATTCTTTGACTATGGGCTGGATAAAGTGTATTCATGGGCCGTATGCGGACCGCGAGCCGCAATTTGGTTACCCatgatatagttaatattatcaaaaatgtatttactatttaattttcaaaggaAACTATAAACTTTGTTTAAGCAGAGAActtttattcataatacattCTGATCGAAGCAAGATTTTCATTTGCAGAGCTGGTACCTACACTGACTTACCTTTCTTGTCTATGTACATATACAGAAAAAATGTGCGTTACCTAATTTAGTCAGTGTATAGCTGGTGTTGttgatatattgtaataataaataatatgtattttatgagtGTGGATATAAACTGTCGATAATGTGATAGTAATTCATTGGTGTTTTAAAAAGGAATAGTTACACCATCGACACCATAGTTATTTATCATAGATTATCTATTATGGTATCACTTTTTACTATAAATcgcaaaaatctaaaaactaacAGTAAAGTCAATTCATATAGTAGAACCCAAAGACAAAAAACTCAGATTTCAGACGTTGATAATATTAGAGTAAGacgaagtaaaaaaataaaacattgatttgacaatttgaaattttatttacacaaaaatacaataaattatttgtttctagaataaattaaaaattagtattgttTGTATGCTGGGGCAGCGTACGATTGCTTGTAGGCTGGGGCAGCTGGGTAGGCTGGGGCAGCTGGGTAGGCTGGGGCAGCTGGGTAAGCTGGGGCAGCTGGGTAAGATGGTGTGGTGTAAGCCGGGGCGGAGTAAGCTGGAGCGGAGTAAGCTGGCTTGTAGGCTGGGGCGGCTGCTGGGTAAGCTGGGGCCGATGGGTAGGCTGGGGCAGCTGGGTAAGCTGGGGCCTTGTATGCGGGCTTGTAGGCCGGGGCGGAGCTGTAAGAGGGTGTGCCTTCTTTCTTCACTTCGGCGACGAAACCGTTGTAGTCGTCGGCGGTGTATTCGACGATTCTCTTGGTGCCATCGGGTTCGACAAGGCTGTAGGATCCCTTGACGTATCCGTTGCCGTCGCTGTATTCGGATTGGCTCTTGATGTCGTATGTGGCGTCATCGTGCACGCTGTATTCGAAGTTGTACGGGGCCGGTGCGTAGGCGGGTTCCGGGGCGTAAGACTTGGGTGCGGAGTAAGCGGGTGCTGGGTAGGCGGCGGCGGGTGCTGGGTAAGCAGCCGGAGCCGGGTAGGCTGGGACGGCGAGTGCGGTGGCGAGCACGCAGGCGAAGACGGCGACGGTCTGCAAAAGAAAAAAGATGAAGGAACATTACAATAACGTGTAGTCTGAGTTAGgggtaacattttttttttcgggcgATGATATAATAGATTACATTTacgtaattttgatattatcaaCAAACAAAATACACCACCGACGATATTGCTTTAACAATGTTTTAATATCGTActgatgtattatgtatattaaaatcatactaATTAGGTTATCAATGTTAGATAGCattctatattttaacatattaataataattggataACTTTCTCGTTTATTAGATAACTGGGAGGGCTTTCCACTTTTTGTAACGAAATCAATAGGTAACATTTTACGAgtaattaaaacacaatttgaatattttgtataacattatGAAATACCCTGTTATTAAGTACCCACTTTTCAgtatcatacattatacatattagttattatagagTTTCTCGAacctttttcattaaatttcaaacataatttactCGAAACAAAATGTATCACGCATGTAAATGTAAACACAGAACAGTAGTGTACAGAAAAGTTAGGTTAACATCGAATGAATTGAATTATAGTACAGGATTTTATACCACTAGCTATTTTTATAGCTGGCCAGCAAAACGAAAATTTAGTATTGCAGAAGTATaagacgcatattttattagtattgatAGGTACTTACTTGGAATGCCATGATGttgaataaataagttttttttggtTGTTGTGTGTGCTAAATGAACGTTGAATGAGTGTAAAGTCCATTGACGACCGTCCGCTTTATATACGATTTTGTACGTCGATCCACTCCCGCTAGTCCGGTGATTTGTAAGTAGGTATTTGGTACATGTCTGGTGGTGGTGGTGCTGCGGCCGTTCACAGCGAGGGCGTTTCTGTGCCAGTAACCTTACATTCGGATTCAAGCTCAATAATGTCAAAATTATAAACCgcactaaattatattaaattagtattaagtaATTACTCTATCATTTAATcaagacatttattattaatgatgagTGTACTAAATAGACTcaacaacataatatgtgttgtgtataacttttgtaaaattaactatacagtataaaaaTCCGAGAAGTCACtcacaaataatgaaattaatcgTTATTTGTgatctaaatatctaatttctCTAGCAttagaactttaaaattcaataaaaattaagtatcacTTGATCATACAgcggtattatttattatgaaacatattttcaatattaaaatataaaaataattttagaagcaTTATTTtgatgcattttttaaaaaaaatgtcctttAAGTGTGTACTCTTTCACTCCCAGAataaattttttcttcaaaaaaatttttttttgtttgaatatttttaagaaatgtataagtaatacataaaattttatttaaaaattttattatttttttttacctagaaTTTGAATATGTCCTTCCACAGGTACAACAGGAGTAAACAAAgtcaacatttaaattacttatttttcattattaaatactttgcCATTTTgttattggttttaatttatattttaaagtaattatagaattacttttttaaaatagtaacatgtttattttacttaaatatttatattatcataccaacaataatatacactattagTAATGCTATACAACAAATAATTGAACACAgtttgaatattaaatgttactttcatttatttttataattttcacaatttgaatattatataacatcagTAGACTTATactaacaatataaacaattaaaacaaaaaataataaaatcggtataaataataataaaaacaatatatatgacAGACTTTTATTGCAACTTAGTAACTTATCAGTTATTTATTCATGAAACCATACTTTTTGTGGTTATAGACATAAAATTGTATCACATTTTTAAAGGCAATTTACTCATTATgatgaaatttatgaaaacaattatgCTATTTAGTCATACATAAATGTACAttacattttgtacattttattgatgtttttagagtacatttttcatacttttaTCTAGTAGTATGTTGTCTGTCATCGAATATAGCAAAATGGTTATTGCAATCATAATGAATTTCATTATATGGAGTTGGATCATCAATATTTCTTGGTTTTCTTGATTTTATTGGAATTAATGGTGGTAAACTGGTAAAGGTGAAGAACTAGGCCTTCCTACTTTTTTTTTGCGCTCAGGAGTATACATTTGACTTCTACCAAGAGAAATAAGGGTTTTTGCTACACGTTGGAATATTACAATGTGTTGCATCATTTCGGTACTCCATCCAACTATTTGTCAAAGCCATGTCAAAAGAATGTGTTACCATACGAAGAGTCCATTTACGTGATCTAATAAATATTCGAAAATAACTGATCAATTGGTCATGTAAATCGACTCCACCCATACTTTTGTTGTACAACTTTATAATTTCTGGTCTTTCtaatgtaacatattttttttcttttttgtccCATCTGTTAACTTCATCAGTATTACCTGATGTCAAAAAGTTAAAAGCTAGTACAACACCTTTATTATCAAACCACTTTATTATTCCTATTTGATTTGTTCTTCCTTCATATTCAGTAGCTCCAGTTACTATTCAAAAGATGCTCCTCTACCCATTTTTCGTAAATGTTTATCTGATACAAGAGGTGGATTTGCAAATCTATTGGCTCTAGCTGTACCTGctgcatatattttttgatctttaaatcgtattttgtaaatgcgtttttatttttatttttttgagtatttaaaaCCATTCcttagttattagtatttactatttcctattattattattacaatatgccAGTATACCACGGTATAGTatggtatacctatatgtatttaattaagttatttataatgagCAATTCTAGTGAatggaaattcaatttaatttaatttaatttcctaTTCTAGTATCTAGTAATGTTTATgcaatatgcattataaatcaataataattatattatatttatcctttagttatttataaaataacgtaacttgtatttaacatttttgacgTCTGATCAAttcttattttcaaaattatatttatagaagctaaaatattatgcatttgaaTAAcgcacaatatttgttttttaaaacatatttttacaacactatagtaaaataaaaattcagactgatcagaattgaaaaaaattctacatttaaaaaaaaatttctctgTGTCACTAAACACAACCGGTACAGTAGTGCGTATAGCAAAAATGTAGTtaccacgaataatgtttttataacaaaataataatatcattatttataatttaaataagttattacgtTCAAATTTgtactttaataacaataatatattcattttaaattataaattaacaatttatcttTTAGTTACATTAGAATGACattaacaatatacaaaattttatatcaaaaaaataacaataacgagggacattctattttaattgtcaccttttatatatttttatctaatactattagtaatttaactttaaattatacaaattgaaaatgttttaatgttattatgatgtatagCTTTACTTGCTGAACAACAAAACCTTGTTCGTACATTTCTATAACTTACTATTGcgttaaagtttattttattctaatgagtCTTCTTTTGATACTAAACTTGCTTCTATGTTTccatattattagtgttatcaGTTGGCCatgtgaaaatattatcatagaatTCTTTGTACGAATAGTCAATGTAGTGAAATCCTCTCACGTTCTATAGATTAATCggattttgtacttttttttattcaaatgaagAGAACATTTTTGACGTCGGATCaattctaattttcaaaattataattattaaagctaaaatatgcatttgaataacgcacaatatttgttttcttcatttaaaatctaaataatgatTCGATCACTAACTTGTGCGCGCTTGTACGTAAATTTCCTTTTCGCACGTTTGTTTGTGTCACCGTACACAACCGGTACGGTATTGCGTATAGCAATAATTtagtgtattaatgtattatataaataacttgaTTTGGCGATGCGGCCTTTGTAAGTACCCGTTTAtcagttacaaattataatggcTGTTCACCatacatttatgtaaatataaacgaataacaattataatatgaatgaaagttttaaattaccacaaataatgtttttataacaaaataattaacatcattatttatcgtttaaataaatatttttgtcaacatttgaaatttaattttctaaaaaaaataattgcttgaatttattttttagatttcataGCTTAAGTATGAATTACATATATGGAATCtcatataacattttcaaaacttaattataaaaacaaaagtttgtatgAATTTCTTACTATTATGTAGTTGATAATTGTTTGCGgttttgacgaattttgtcaaaattcttacgtcaaatacatataaaaaaagaattgcGTTGTATTTTTTTCAGACAATttggaaaatgttttatttatttaaatatgtagtcTTGCCTTGCACATCTTATAatcatttatgaaaaaataaataagtatatacaaatCATAATTAAGTACTCAAAATTTGATGTTGTACAAGAGTCGGACGTGGAAAACAAGAGACAATGAGTTGTTAATTGTAATTTccgattgataataataataacataatcttTAGAAATCCATAGAATGTCCATAAAACGAAAAAGCGCAGActattaaagatttatattcaCTTGTCACTTAGACAAATACGCGAAGTATGCACCATCGATAACACGTGATTGTAATTATAGCAACACACTAATGTCGATCTACATCATAGGTTCTTAACCGAGGGTCCATGGGCCCTTTGGGGGTCCGTAGATGATTACTCGGGGGTCCACAGAGTGGCtgtgagttttttttaataacccaaAAATAAATACGGCCCAAGATTTCAAGACAATATCGGAATCAAAACAACAGCAAATGTcacattaaaatttgattttgactATAAAAATAAGTGATTATTCACAATCATTTAATATAGTATCTGTAGTATTAGGTCTtagatttattatcattaaaatatatttaaaataaaaattatatttatacataaattataaaggtTAAGAATCTatgatttatagatatttttttgcgGGAGGGAGGTccttgattatattttatccttTAAAGTGGTCCATGGCCCAATAAAGGTTAAGAATCTATGATCTACATGATATTCACATTCTTGTACGGTTCACGCATGTCGTATCACATGTTCATTTAATTGCCTACATATTACTCCTTAATAAATGATCATCACTCaacttattgtattaaaataatatatgtaccaaaAATTTATGATGACGTCAGagattatttgataataatattataacagtattgaaaccaaaaacaaataatttataattcattctCTATGAATAGCATCCAGTTCGATCCAGTGACTGAGTTCTTACCAACAATAATCGGTAAATAAACATGTTCACAAAGATACTTTTAGGgctataaaataaagataaggCACTTGTATgaacaattgaaaataaaataaatcagcgATTCAGATCGCACATCATAGGCGGTTTTTAAAACAAGGGTAATAATCGTACAAAAAATACATGTAAactaattaagaaaattaaatacagcgaaattaattaatgtaatttagcAAAAAACGTACacataatgttttcaaaatattattttattttaaagaaataattacagTTTTACAGGactcaacaatattataactaacggtttttgtataaaatgttatttaattgctaaatcaaaaacatgaattacaactcatttaatgtaaaaaggaaataatacattatgaataaaattatgaatatatttgtgatatatatatatatatgtgtgttggaATAATATGAGAAGTAAGACCTGCAgtgatttaatacaataaattaggtACGTTTTGAAGAAAAgtggatataaaatattttgaaaagaaaatgtATTGGAAATAACAcgttttgacaaaatattttgattaaagtCGATTTTTTCCACGAAAATATATGAttcaattatattgtaaataaagatAACACATTTTTCATAGACGCCATTATTAATTTtggctaaaaaaatatttataggacgtatactaacatatta encodes the following:
- the LOC132923697 gene encoding cuticle protein-like, with the translated sequence MAFQTVAVFACVLATALAVPAYPAPAAYPAPAAAYPAPAYSAPKSYAPEPAYAPAPYNFEYSVHDDATYDIKSQSEYSDGNGYVKGSYSLVEPDGTKRIVEYTADDYNGFVAEVKKEGTPSYSSAPAYKPAYKAPAYPAAPAYPSAPAYPAAAPAYKPAYSAPAYSAPAYTTPSYPAAPAYPAAPAYPAAPAYPAAPAYKQSYAAPAYKQYYVAVFACVLATALAVPAYPAPAAYPAPAAAYPAPAYSAPKSYAPEPAYAPAPYNFEYSVHDDATYDIKSQSEYSDGNGYVKGSYSLVEPDGTKRIVEYTADDYNGFVAEVKKEGTPSYSSAPAYKPAYKAPAYPAAPAYPSAPAYPAAAPAYKPAYSAPAYSAPAYTTPSYPAAPAYPAAPAYPAAPAYPAAPAYKQSYAAPAYKQY